One stretch of Kluyveromyces marxianus DMKU3-1042 DNA, complete genome, chromosome 8 DNA includes these proteins:
- the SSK1 gene encoding mitogen-activated protein kinase kinase kinase SSK1, whose translation MHETLARMRPSSPLNMHRSVNQGNTRRLWVRLDGNGSGNSGEDENEGGEFEERQLFNQPTYVDIDVRDLVDDVKGRILGKLSRTHWGQNRDNTSVCLGFYYYSAEALNIVNEPSSGALEQQVKGRALIMTYREYQNLIKRNQIRSGRWSQLHSSFSRFIGRAGSAQGSMLDSSRQEAAADDRAHSIGPGAANGAANGRLSPSAERNNEYIYKVIIEPDMPIMTVYREMFGSIQRSEDALVVFYPKESSYTTPSVGIAMDQQHQQLQQLKISSSSLTNAQMAQAPPSTPIDHRQVLSPATLLDPVHVLTNDAMEQHDKNLKPQPPLARLENEMQLDTTLAPVPIPAPAVLVQDQDQDQDQDQLPLFDGLSLARQNTGILLLPKGVNPEDIESDVMMEMGELKIGQQDGEEEVQQQEHEHEQSLSPHVESHGIGGRMATNHYAFSSETPLTEEEVGLSLSKTLSYQELPKPMSRMTTPSLDKQDELPRYKVFPRINVLIVEDNAINQAILALFLKKNGISYKVAKDGVEAIEKWKEGDSHLILMDLQLPKLSGLEATKRIRELERINEVGLFGHKPKRPKVSPSSSDEKQETDPHHDQDQDQDFDSDRPNTVELNEDTKLDKSKFRSPVIIVALTASYEQSDRTAALLAGCNDYLTKPVNLDWLGKKLTEWGCMQALIDFDGWNNGQRRMTDNIILRPKLSIARKSQNTSSRSVPRAGSTPIGLDHATTN comes from the coding sequence ATGCATGAGACACTTGCACGAATGAGGCCCTCTTCACCGCTTAATATGCATCGAAGTGTGAATCAGGGGAATACGCGCCGTCTTTGGGTGCGGTTGGATGGTAATGGTAGCGGTAATAGCGGTGAAGATGAGAATGAGGGAGGGGAGTTTGAAGAGCGTCAATTGTTCAACCAGCCGACGTATGTGGATATTGATGTACGGGATTTGGTGGATGATGTTAAGGGGCGTATCTTGGGTAAGTTGAGTAGGACGCATTGGGGCCAGAATAGGGATAATACGAGTGTTTGTCTTGGGTTTTACTATTACAGTGCAGAAGCGTTGAACATCGTTAATGAGCCGTCGTCTGGTGCTTTGGAGCAACAAGTGAAGGGACGAGCACTTATTATGACGTATAGGGAATACCAGAATCTTATCAAAAGGAACCAAATACGTTCTGGACGGTGGTCGCAGCtacattcttcttttagCAGGTTTATTGGCCGGGCTGGCTCGGCGCAAGGTTCGATGTTGGATTCGTCTCGACAAGAGGCTGCAGCGGATGATCGTGCACATTCGATAGGTCCAGGCGCAGCGAATGGCGCAGCGAATGGCCGCTTGTCGCCCAGTGCTGAACGCAATAacgaatatatatacaaggTTATTATCGAGCCGGATATGCCTATCATGACGGTTTATCGAGAGATGTTTGGAAGCATTCAGAGAAGTGAAGATGCTTTGGTGGTATTTTATCCAAAAGAGAGTTCATATACAACGCCTTCGGTGGGTATTGCTATGGACCAGCAGCATCAGCAGCTACAGCAGCTAAAAAtatcgtcttcttctcttacAAACGCACAAATGGCTCAAGCGCCGCCCAGCACGCCTATTGATCATCGTCAAGTACTATCGCCAGCTACACTTTTGGACCCAGTACACGTTCTTACAAATGACGCTATGGAGCAGCACGATAAGAATTTGAAACCACAACCGCCGCTAGCTCGACTCGAAAACGAAATGCAGCTAGATACTACCCTCGCTCCTGTGCCTATTCCCGCTCCTGCGGTGTTGGTACAAGATCAGGACCAGGACCAGGACCAGGACCAGTTGCCGTTGTTTGATGGCTTGTCACTTGCCAGACAAAACACAGGCATTCTACTTTTACCAAAGGGGGTGAACCCAGAAGATATAGAAAGCGATGTAATGATGGAGATGGGCGAACTCAAAATCGGACAGCAAGATGGGGAAGAAGAGgtgcaacaacaagaacatgAACACGAGCAAAGCTTAAGCCCCCATGTGGAGTCCCACGGAATTGGCGGTAGAATGGCAACTAATCACTACGCATTTTCCTCGGAAACACCACTCacggaagaagaagttggacTGTCTCTGTCCAAAACACTCTCTTATCAAGAGTTACCCAAGCCCATGTCTAGGATGACTACTCCCTCGCTAGATAAACAAGATGAACTTCCCAGATACAAGGTGTTCCCTCGTATAAACGTTCTAATTGTGGAAGATAATGCGATTAATCAGGCTATCTTGGCTttattcttgaagaagaacggaATTTCATACAAGGTTGCAAAAGACGGGGTAGAAGCCATTGAAAAGTGGAAAGAAGGCGACAGCCACTTGATTCTTATGGATTTACAGCTACCGAAACTCTCTGGGCTTGAGGCTACAAAGCGCATCAGAGAACTAGAGCGCATCAACGAGGTGGGGCTTTTCGGCCATAAACCAAAAAGGCCCAAAGtttcaccatcatcatccgatgaaaaacaagaaacagatCCACATCACgaccaagaccaagaccaagactTTGATAGTGATAGACCAAATACAGTGGAGTTAAATGAAGACACTAAATTGGATAAGTCAAAGTTCCGGTCTCCAGTCATCATTGTTGCATTAACAGCGTCGTATGAACAAAGCGATAGAACAGCAGCGTTACTCGCTGGTTGTAACGATTACTTGACCAAACCGGTCAACTTGGACTGGTTAGGTAAAAAACTCACAGAATGGGGGTGCATGCAAGCATTGATTGATTTCGATGGTTGGAACAATggtcaaagaagaatgacGGATAATATCATTCTCAGGCCAAAGCTTTCAATCGCAAGAAAATCACAGAATACATCAAGTAGATCCGTCCCTAGAGCAGGATCAACACCTATCGGTCTCGACCATGCTACTACAAATTAG
- the NSE1 gene encoding Smc5-Smc6 complex subunit NSE1, translating to MSESPSITPRMSQGAYGTPEDTSNGGHSAVVSVSDLDVRRCLMQFILQCNGVVSESWLLSCFLALEYDAKRLSRGDVESLEPWRQKLGEHIRALNVQLRLMNYKIAIINHPMGRRYVGRNFQNPVQDLVDTNWTESGKLYVYVNLKYDGQLTLATLFSAKEIAFVKWAIEMMFTSGSYAQPFERGDYGDGNGNGNGDEDAVVNEVDQVLREKYGDMEYKGLATFVSYRIGSGALMHTEQIPPSRIEQILAELYEKKWVNRYPDGKIGLAVRFMVEMKDYLVENFDIPLCITCKEVVLQGVICLNCREEFNHGWHVGCLAHHVQHVNEKCPSCNTSLQESCAYVLG from the coding sequence ATGTCTGAATCACCGAGTATTACGCCCAGGATGTCTCAGGGCGCGTATGGAACTCCAGAAGATACGAGTAATGGCGGTCATAGCGCGGTCGTGTCGGTGTCTGACCTAGACGTAAGGCGATGCCTTATGCAATTTATTCTGCAATGCAATGGGGTAGTTTCCGAGAGCTGGCTGCTGTCGTGCTTTCTGGCACTGGAATACGATGCGAAAAGGCTTTCTAGAGGTGATGTGGAGTCGCTAGAGCCGTGGAGACAGAAATTGGGCGAACACATTCGTGCGTTGAACGTGCAGTTGCGGCTGATGAATTACAAGATAGCGATAATCAACCATCCGATGGGGAGGCGGTATGTGGGGCGGAACTTCCAGAATCCCGTACAAGACCTGGTGGATACCAATTGGACGGAAAGCGGGAAGttatatgtgtatgtgaATCTGAAGTATGACGGGCAACTGACGCTTGCTACGTTGTTTTCTGCCAAGGAGATCGCGTTTGTGAAATGGGCCATCGAGATGATGTTTACCAGCGGGAGTTACGCGCAGCCGTTCGAGAGGGGAGACTATGGCGATGGCAATGGCAACGGCAACGGCGACGAGGATGCAGTGGTGAATGAGGTGGACCAGGTGTTGCGGGAGAAATACGGCGATATGGAGTATAAAGGACTCGCTACGTTCGTGTCTTACAGGATCGGGTCCGGAGCCCTGATGCACACAGAACAGATTCCGCCATCGCGAATCGAACAGATACTAGCAGAGCTTTACGAGAAGAAATGGGTGAACCGGTACCCAGACGGGAAAATTGGGCTTGCGGTCAGGTTCATGGTCGAGATGAAGGATTACCTGGTCGAGAACTTCGACATCCCGCTCTGCATTACGTGCAAGGAAGTGGTGCTACAAGGAGTCATATGTCTAAACTGCAGGGAGGAATTTAACCACGGCTGGCATGTGGGGTGTCTGGCCCACCACGTCCAACACGTCAACGAAAAATGCCCCTCCTGCAACACAAGCTTGCAAGAGTCATGCGCATACGTCCTCGGATAG
- the PAM18 gene encoding Pam18p has product MAQQNLEIPQLPIPGEDNSKRVAEQVAIGASGVQSTPGGPVGGPVSSQKSGMDLYFDQAVNYMGEHPVISGVGGFFALYFAAGAYKSISKRMGGGAQSSQFLKGGFDPKMNAKEALAILNLNESTLTKKKLKEVHRRIMLANHPDKGGSPYLATKINEAKDFLEKKVVRK; this is encoded by the coding sequence ATGGCCCAACAAAATTTAGAGATTCCACAACTGCCCATTCCCGGCGAAGACAACTCGAAAAGAGTTGCTGAACAAGTAGCGATTGGAGCCTCTGGCGTGCAAAGCACGCCAGGCGGGCCCGTTGGTGGGCCTGTGAGCAGCCAGAAGTCTGGTATGGACTTGTATTTTGACCAGGCTGTCAACTATATGGGGGAACACCCGGTGATTAGCGGTGTAGGTGGGTTTTTCGCTCTATACTTTGCTGCTGGAGCGTACAAGTCTATTTCCAAGAGAATGGGAGGTGGTGCGCAGAGCTCGCAGTTCTTGAAGGGTGGGTTTGACCCCAAGATGAATGCGAAGGAGGCTCTTGCGATTTTGAATCTGAACGAGAGCACgttgacgaagaagaagctaaagGAAGTGCACAGAAGAATCATGTTGGCAAACCATCCGGACAAAGGTGGGTCTCCATACCTTGCCACGAAGATCAACGAGGCGAAGGACttcttggaaaagaaggttgtGAGAAAGTGA
- the RLP24 gene encoding ATPase-activating ribosome biosynthesis protein gives MRIYACHFCSSPVYPGHGMMFVRNDAKEFRFCRSKCHKAFKQRRNPRKLRWTKAFRKAAGKELAVDSTLTFAQRRNVPVRYNRELVATTLKAMSRIEEIRQRRERAFYKNRMKGNKERDFLRDKKLVESNPELLRLREVEMARRAAKEEERQQMEDGESEMEDDDEMDIESESEAESEAEEQLEKQKILLKNKKKNAKKIAF, from the coding sequence ATGAGAATTTACGCATGCCATTTCTGTTCATCGCCAGTTTATCCTGGACATGGGATGATGTTTGTGAGAAACGATGCTAAGGAGTTTCGTTTCTGCCGTTCCAAGTGTCACAAGGCGTTCAAGCAACGTAGAAACCCACGTAAGTTGAGGTGGACCAAGGCATTCAGAAAGGCAGCTGGTAAGGAGCTTGCGGTTGACTCTACGCTCACGTTTGCACAAAGAAGGAATGTTCCAGTGAGATACAACAGAGAGCTTGTGGCCACTACTTTGAAGGCTATGAGTCGGATTGAGGAGATCAGACAGAGACGTGAGAGGGCCTTCTACAAGAATAGAATGAAGGGCAACAAGGAGAGGGACTTCTTGAGAGACAAGAAGTTGGTTGAGTCTAACCCAGAGTTGTTGAGATTGAGAGAGGTTGAGATGGCAAGAAGGGCAGCCAAGGAAGAGGAGAGACAGCAAATGGAGGATGGTGAGTCTGAGATGGAGGACGACGACGAGATGGACATTgagtctgagtctgagGCCGAGTCTGAGGCTGAAGAACAGCTCGAGAAGCAAAAGATtctattgaagaacaagaagaagaacgcAAAGAAGATTGCGTTCTGA
- the AHC1 gene encoding Ahc1p, whose protein sequence is MTENRSSQQQQQVLFMDGDEVDPLTGSNHSMTNHTATYYQVATPKSPHELSSLAENEDDPAQDAERLKFVKAKKDILDQLNLQIMLTHKEMEHLIEENEQVSGQLEVLKILHGDSKLSEKVEAFQEKRAKEVEESIRSGLSRQGSRQSQDATGSGYYYHTRSKSGSNVSGLRLANDNVIDIRMRGAKTLPQQQSDTSVSTGHSTPGVTPPGSAGSVQPGVISKIPYHNHQRNFSSTCATSNSGVVGTTEGGQPIFRRPDGVLIIITCSVCKREGFTSAQGIVNHMRLKHFLHYQSQPLAVLSNQVLLPDDKQDPEILAKFKEKNKSPTDSYLSSTVPLPNNEKRQHGKETVSSVSTGFESANGSSQASTASSSSSSDTLQQSTAHLQKLYPKDDFKEIINYVKEAKTDLETIMKCEDEEAAAAAAAVGTAGAASEEESKPRKRSLANERARPAEKKARPDVIHVTENYIPEEDKRSRHYNLRAKSKLRSHNRDD, encoded by the coding sequence ATGACGGAAAATCGGAGttctcaacaacaacaacaagttCTATTCATGGATGGAGATGAGGTTGATCCTCTCACGGGTTCTAACCATTCAATGACGAATCATACAGCAACATACTATCAAGTAGCGACTCCGAAATCGCCACATGAACTATCGTCGCTAGCTGAAAACGAGGATGACCCAGCCCAGGATGCAGAACGGTTAAAGTTCGTCAAGGCAAAGAAGGATATTTTGGACCAGCTTAACTTGCAGATAATGCTAACGCATAAGGAGATGGAGCATCTTATCGAGGAGAACGAACAAGTGTCGGGTCAGTTGGaggttttgaagattttaCACGGGGATTCGAAGCTTTCTGAGAAGGTTGAGGCGTTCCAGGAAAAACGTGCGAAAGAAGTGGAGGAGAGTATCAGGTCTGGGTTATCGAGACAGGGGTCTCGTCAGAGCCAGGATGCGACAGGAAGTGGGTACTACTATCATACACGTAGCAAAAGCGGGTCTAATGTCAGTGGACTACGGCTAGCGAATGATAATGTTATTGACATACGGATGCGTGGGGCTAAGACGCTACCGCAGCAGCAGTCTGATACTTCCGTTTCCACAGGACACTCGACACCTGGAGTGACGCCACCTGGTAGCGCTGGCAGTGTACAGCCTGGTGTCATCTCGAAGATACCCTACCACAACCACCAGAGAAACTTTAGCAGTACATGTGCGACAAGTAACAGTGGGGTTGTGGGCACTACGGAGGGAGGACAGCCGATATTCAGGAGACCCGATGGCGTTCTTATAATTATTACATGCTCTGTGTGTAAGAGAGAAGGGTTCACGTCGGCGCAAGGTATCGTGAACCACATGAGACTAAAGCATTTCCTTCACTACCAGTCGCAGCCGTTGGCTGTCCTAAGCAACCAGGTGCTGCTTCCAGATGACAAACAGGACCCTGAGATTCTAGCAAAGttcaaggaaaaaaacaagtcCCCAACAGATAGCTACCTTTCATCTACGGTCCCTCTGCCGAACAACGAGAAGCGTCAGCACGGCAAAGAAACTGTGTCTTCAGTGTCGACAGGTTTTGAGTCAGCTAATGGCTCCTCACAGGCATCTACTGcgtcgtcatcatcatcgtcagaTACACTACAACAGTCCACTGCACACCTCCAGAAATTGTACCCAAAAGATGATTTCAAAGAGATAATCAACTACGTCAAAGAGGCTAAAACCGACCTGGAAACGATTATGAAGTgtgaagacgaagaagcagcagcagccgcAGCAGCCGTAGGAACCGCAGGCGCAGCTTCGGAAGAGGaatcaaaaccaagaaaaaggtcACTAGCAAACGAAAGGGCAAGGCCTGCGGAGAAAAAGGCCAGACCAGACGTCATTCACGTCACAGAGAACTATATCCCGGAAGAGGATAAGAGATCAAGACATTACAATTTAAGAGCAAAATCAAAGCTCAGATCCCACAATAGAGACGACTAA
- the DDL1 gene encoding putative carboxylic ester hydrolase encodes MINGVLVFRTSRRYFSSRWFYAIDIPKTKPFEPSYVPATAPTKFQPFSKVDSKRIEENYVRGRLSKRVDVNEDHLFEVNLQDFSMNPIYWEGPSYEIRRGIWFDDQNNPLTHELTNYVEDLYRKWLARGGRGSPGDIGPEKKNADDDDHEQEVLDTFRLPKGSRWKYIMFTEDNKTAFLLPDVYGGNLHLNLLRSSVAQLVQIGASKITRGYEQKSVSLKGKAKELEGQVLDHAIGLSKISDMISWEFKDLMNASNAQGVVNSNASQNASGMMKDEISKDYQNNDGGERSHYRRIKHLVFCVHGIGQTLGKKYEYVNFAHTVNLLRNNIKSLYQSNGQLQELNALNEFPDPKNNSAIQVLPITWRHAIGFSTDDANVNTDNEDLPTLNDVTVDGIKPLRKLLADIGLDILLYGDNYYVDKILKYVCAELNSVYEKYCDHNPEFDGKVSLLGHSLGSLILFDMLSQQSKYRLNFEVENFFTIGSPVGVFKLIQRTKIGESDSLLKQQTPACKNYYNLYHPCDPVAYRVEPLIEKSMAKYEAKWISHANGSDFIADTVKNLILDKNSKKKEQMSSRVLKRMLQFNDNGRVDYSFQPNLLDVDVWSAIKSHVSYFEEMDTAGFLLKELLKKHVKAKSCEVTVLKSTETTQDTGKS; translated from the coding sequence ATGATAAATGgtgttttagtttttcgGACTAGCAGAAGGTACTTCTCTTCTCGATGGTTCTACGCAATTGATATTCCGAAGACCAAACCTTTCGAGCCGAGTTACGTTCCAGCAACGGCCCCTACGAAGTTCCAGCCATTCTCCAAGGTGGATTCGAAGCGAATCGAGGAGAATTATGTAAGGGGTCGCTTAAGCAAAAGAGTTGATGTCAATGAAGACCATTTGTTCGAGGTTAACTTGCAAGATTTCTCAATGAACCCGATATATTGGGAAGGGCCATCGTACGAGATTCGCAGAGGTATATGGTTTGATGACCAGAATAACCCACTAACGCACGAGCTAACCAACTATGTTGAAGATTTATACCGAAAATGGCTGGCTCGCGGTGGGAGAGGAAGTCCTGGTGATATCGGGCcggaaaagaagaatgcaGACGACGATGATCATGAACAGGAAGTGCTGGATACTTTCCGGCTACCTAAGGGCTCACGCTGGAAGTACATTATGTTTACTGAGGATAACAAGACTGCATTTTTATTGCCAGACGTGTATGGTGGGAATCTCCATTTGAACCTCTTGCGGAGTTCTGTAGCGCAGCTTGTTCAGATAGGCGCATCCAAGATCACCAGAGGATACGAGCAAAAAAGTGTCTCGTTGAAGGGCAAGGCCAAGGAACTCGAAGGCCAGGTATTGGACCATGCGATCGGGTTGAGCAAAATATCTGATATGATATCGTGGGAGTTTAAAGACCTGATGAATGCTTCAAACGCCCAAGGAGTTGTCAATAGCAACGCATCACAAAATGCAAGCGGAATGATGAAGGATGAAATCTCCAAAGACTACCAGAACAATGATGGTGGTGAGAGGAGCCACTACAGACGCATTAAACACCTTGTATTCTGTGTACACGGGATTGGCCAGACTTTAGGGAAAAAGTACGAGTACGTGAACTTTGCCCATACGGTTAACCTATTGCGGAATAACATCAAGTCACTATACCAATCAAACGGCCAATTGCAAGAGCTGAACGCACTAAACGAATTCCCAGACCCTAAGAATAATAGTGCCATTCAAGTGCTCCCAATCACTTGGAGACACGCCATCGGATTCAGCACGGACGACGCTAATGTAAATACGGATAACGAGGACCTACCAACGCTAAATGATGTCACTGTAGATGGAATAAAGCCTCTGAGGAAGCTCTTGGCAGATATAGGATTAGACATCTTGCTTTACGGGGACAACTACTACGTAGACAAGATTTTGAAGTACGTGTGTGCCGAGTTAAATTCTGTGTACGAGAAATACTGCGATCACAACCCGGAGTTCGACGGCAAAGTAAGTTTGCTAGGCCACTCATTAGGCTCACTGATCCTTTTCGATATGCTCTCACAGCAATCCAAATACCGTCTAAACTTCGAAGTGGAGAACTTCTTTACCATTGGGTCGCCAGTAGGAGTGTTCAAACTTATCCAAAGGACCAAAATCGGCGAGTCCGATTCTTTACTGAAACAGCAAACCCCAGCTTGTAAAAATTACTACAACCTATACCATCCATGTGATCCTGTCGCATACAGAGTCGAACCACTAATAGAGAAATCCATGGCAAAATATGAAGCCAAATGGATCTCCCATGCCAATGGGAGCGATTTTATAGCTGATACTGTCAAAAATCTAATACTAGACAAGAattcgaagaaaaaagagcaaaTGTCCTCGAGGGTGCTCAAGAGAATGTTGCAGTTCAACGATAACGGTCGTGTAGACTACTCATTCCAACCCAACCTTCTCGATGTAGACGTCTGGAGTGCCATTAAATCGCATGTCAGCTATTTCGAAGAAATGGACACTGCTGGTTTTTTACTAAAAGaattattgaagaaacacGTCAAGGCAAAAAGCTGCGAAGTTACAGTTTTAAAATCAACAGAGACAACACAGGACACTGGAAAATCATAA
- the SFM1 gene encoding protein-arginine N-methyltransferase SFM1 encodes MKYIIEHMEQGFSEWVTLEYAQIIRDIGAENLIISSLPVGTKESDIPEKLRAMGLQWTTANLDKINEAFPELPALKSQRVCLLDPRAKTDLVPADAQQYDYFVFGGILGDHPPRDRTRELMEQYPDLLVGKRLGDKQMTTDTAIRTTQIIIEKQTKFEDIKFIDYPEFRFNKNEATEMPFRYVLNSEGKPILPEGMLELIKRDSEQSLDDLF; translated from the coding sequence ATGAAGTACATCATTGAACATATGGAACAAGGTTTCAGCGAATGGGTTACGCTAGAATATGCACAAATTATCCGTGATATAGGTGCCGAAAACTTGATCATCTCATCGTTACCAGTTGGGACCAAAGAGTCGGACATTCCAGAGAAACTAAGGGCTATGGGATTGCAATGGACCACTGCAAACCTTGACAAGATTAACGAGGCATTTCCGGAATTGCCAGCGCTCAAGTCTCAAAGGGTGTGCTTGCTAGACCCAAGAGCCAAGACCGATCTAGTTCCAGCGGACGCACAACAATACGACTACTTCGTATTTGGTGGTATTCTTGGTGACCACCCACCTAGAGACCGGACCAGAGAACTAATGGAACAGTACCCTGATCTATTGGTGGGAAAGAGACTTGGTGACAAGCAAATGACTACAGACACAGCCATCCGTACCACtcaaatcatcatcgaGAAGCAGACCAAATTCGAGGACATCAAATTCATCGACTACCCTGAGTTCAGATTCAACAAGAACGAGGCCACCGAAATGCCATTCAGATACGTGCTAAACTCCGAAGGGAAACCTATCCTACCTGAGGGAATGCTAGAACTAATCAAGAGAGACTCCGAACAAAGTCTAGACGACCTCTTCTGA
- the MCO10 gene encoding Mco10p (containing DUF2611 super family domain), giving the protein MGAAYKIFGKNVQPHVLAITTLATVIGGTAFALSGPKKAENPVATATPAAATAGSNSDDIDVEKLLGDFLKEESK; this is encoded by the coding sequence ATGGGTGCTGCTTATAAGATTTTTGGTAAGAACGTTCAACCACATGTGCTAGCCATTACTACCTTGGCTACCGTCATTGGTGGTACTGCATTTGCTCTTTCCGGTCCTAAGAAGGCCGAAAATCCTGTTGCAACTGCGACTCCAGCTGCGGCCACTGCCGGCTCTAACAGCGACGATATCGACGTGGAGAAGTTGTTAGGtgatttcttgaaggaGGAATCGAAATGA
- the HSP10 gene encoding Hsp10p, whose protein sequence is MSTLLKSAKSIVPLLDRVLVQRVKAEAKTASGLYLPEKNVEKLNQATVLAVGPGFTDSNGNKVTPSVKPGDQVLIPQFGGSTIKLGKDDEVVLFRDSEILAKIVE, encoded by the coding sequence atgTCTACTCTATTGAAGTCTGCCAAGTCAATTGTTCCATTGTTGGACCGTGTTTTAGTTCAAAGGGTCAAGGCCGAAGCTAAGACAGCTTCTGGTTTGTACTTGCCAGAAAAGAACGTTGAGAAATTGAACCAGGCTACTGTTTTGGCTGTTGGTCCAGGTTTCACCGACTCTAACGGTAACAAGGTGACTCCATCGGTCAAGCCAGGTGATCAAGTTTTGATTCCACAATTCGGTGGCTCCACTATCAAGTTGGGTAAGGATGACGAGGTTGTTTTGTTCAGAGACTCCGAAATCTTGGCCAAGATCGTCGAGTAG
- the PRP3 gene encoding U4/U6-U5 snRNP complex subunit PRP3 translates to MSGNKEDPSRRKGRGLNRELHSVLTLDNVNLLKFQGRRGGNPYLQDLQQGPVPKKRVSSHWYAPGEVVSHAEELRRQEAERLEEEKRSQEVQRQQELEHARLVEAGEIPAKHEEVYLKDLSEVPEVEWWDLPFIGSDGQPHKKYAMDYSGLDPEEESDSEEEADEDMYPSIRYIQHPVPIEKPRDTAGMTARIFLTKKEQRKARRNNRKLLRQEKEEKIKLGLEPKPEPKVKLANMMSVYENDANVADPTQWEAIVRQQVADRKRKHMEENERRHQESVKRRKQASDSSSSSSSLHEYTCVVYMFDEIKNPSVRYKLKMNAKQLKLKGCCLHIDDGRGILIALGDEKSIRFFDKLVTRRINWNESYTDKTTNEVVHWNGNLKKVWNGLIGPDECKFRGWFMLKCNDSNQLTDVLRQQDATVFLPSGVF, encoded by the coding sequence ATGTCTGGCAATAAAGAAGACCCGTCTAGAAGGAAAGGTCGAGGTTTGAACAGAGAGCTGCACTCGGTGCTTACGTTGGACAATGtgaatttgttgaagttccAGGGAAGAAGGGGTGGGAACCCTTACTTGCAAGATTTGCAGCAAGGTCCGGTGCCGAAAAAGCGGGTTTCGTCGCATTGGTATGCTCCTGGTGAAGTTGTGTCGCATGCAGAAGAGTTAAGAAGACAGGAAGCGGAACGGTTGGAGGAGGAAAAACGTAGCCAGGAGGTCCAGAGACAGCAGGAATTGGAGCATGCGAGGTTGGTTGAAGCTGGTGAGATTCCTGCAAAGCATGAAGAGGTTTACTTGAAGGATTTGTCTGAGGTTCCTGAGGTTGAGTGGTGGGATTTGCCTTTCATTGGAAGCGACGGCCAACCGCATAAGAAATACGCAATGGATTACTCTGGGCTCGATCCTGAGGAAGAGAGCGACagcgaagaagaagcagacGAAGATATGTACCCCAGTATTAGGTATATTCAGCACCCGGTACCGATTGAGAAACCGAGGGACACTGCTGGGATGACAGCGAGGATTTTCCTAACGAAGAAGGAACAGCGCAAGGCAAGAAGGAATAACCGGAAGCTACTACGGCAAGAGAAGGAGGAAAAGATAAAGCTTGGTCTCGAGCCAAAGCCCGAGCCAAAAGTGAAGCTCGCGAACATGATGAGTGTGTACGAAAACGATGCCAACGTCGCCGACCCGACCCAGTGGGAAGCCATCGTACGGCAGCAAGTGGCAGATAGAAAAAGGAAGCACATGGAAGAGAACGAGAGACGTCATCAGGAAAGCGTGAAACGTAGAAAACAGGCAAGtgacagcagcagcagcagcagcagcttaCATGAGTATACGTGTGTCGTATATATGTTCGATGAGATCAAGAACCCCAGCGTTCGGTAcaaattgaagatgaacGCAAAACAGTTGAAATTGAAAGGATGCTGTCTACACATTGACGACGGTCGCGGGATATTGATTGCGTTGGGAGACGAAAAGTCCATACGGTTTTTCGATAAGTTGGTGACCAGACGTATCAATTGGAACGAGTCTTACACGGACAAAACTACCAACGAGGTGGTCCACTGGAATGggaacttgaagaaagtATGGAATGGTCTAATTGGACCTGATGAGTGCAAGTTTAGAGGCTGGTTCATGCTAAAATGCAACGACTCCAACCAATTAACCGATGTCTTACGCCAGCAGGACGCCACCGTATTCCTGCCGTCCGGAGTCTTCTGA